One genomic segment of Gossypium arboreum isolate Shixiya-1 chromosome 3, ASM2569848v2, whole genome shotgun sequence includes these proteins:
- the LOC108476183 gene encoding uncharacterized protein LOC108476183 → MEIQHFSRDHPLVFIQDHSVASKATLCRGCEKPVEGWSYGCNQCEFYLHKGCAELELAPQIQHPFHPKHPLTLLPESPYIRGGGWCDFCGKQLGGFFYNCNDCDFDLHINCALLQSSIAANFPNSLHPHPLFFIQNHNNEVDSDCSGCQKPISGPFYHCSDCTYPIFLNLHKECAELPLEINHPCDRKHPLILLPQPPTHPQKCSCYLCRIQWKGFVYSCSLCNFYLLLDDFLFSPPTITVASHEHPWVLVSRKISFVCDFCGTDGDHSPYHCDTCVLFVHKNCISLPRHFRITRHHHTISLWYSFQQNQIEDCMCQICYKEVDISYGHYRCPASRCRYIAHVRCATDRAIWDGTIMLEGYDERSEEVAHEPWNLITDVVEQIRIGELMVASEIKHSYHDHNLRLTFSGKTKDDDSQSDGCTRPISTPFYSCEQCKFFLHKDCAELPKQMPHSFHRHLLTLTNSHDEYDHSWCRACGRLYQGFSYGCYEGGCRFRIDIQCMLFSDTLKHPSHEHSLFLVHNNQETSCSACFEQLFPWNVTYRCMKRCDFSLDVGCATLPLAACYKYDRHPLTLTCSDDFEPSQLYCDLCEKEREPNRWFYYCADCDNSLHLNCALGDLPYMKLGNKLKGFHKHPLTIVKYIWNCPPCKVCDEVCNGQAVECKESECNFTAHWYCCRKYIK, encoded by the coding sequence ATGGAAATTCAACATTTCAGCCGTGACCATCCTTTGGTCTTCATCCAAGATCACAGTGTTGCAAGCAAAGCAACTCTTTGCCGTGGGTGTGAGAAACCTGTAGAGGGCTGGAGCTATGGCTGCAATCAATGTGAGTTTTATCTTCATAAGGGATGTGCTGAGTTAGAGTTAGCCCCCCAGATTCAGCATCCTTTCCACCCCAAACACCCTCTCACTCTTTTGCCAGAATCACCTTATATAAGGGGGGGCGGATGGTGCGATTTTTGTGGTAAGCAATTAGGGGGATTTTTTTATAATTGTAATGATTGTGACTTCGATCTGCACATCAATTGTGCTTTGCTTCAATCATCCATTGCTGCTAATTTTCCTAATTCTTTGCACCCCCATCCATTGTTCTTCATTCAAAACCATAACAACGAAGTCGATTCTGATTGCTCTGGGTGTCAGAAACCAATATCTGGTCCATTTTACCACTGTTCAGATTGCACTTATCCTATATTCCTTAACCTTCATAAGGAATGTGCTGAACTACCCCTTGAGATTAATCACCCATGTGACCGTAAGCATCCTCTTATTCTCTTGCCACAACCGCCTACTCATCCCCAGAAATGTAGTTGCTATTTGTGCAGAATCCAATGGAAGGGGTTTGTTTATTCCTGCTCTCTATGCAACTTTTATCTTTTACTTGATGATTTTCTTTTTTCACCACCAACAATCACAGTTGCAAGTCATGAACACCCGTGGGTGCTTGTATCTAGAAAAATATCGTTTGTTTGTGATTTTTGTGGCACTGACGGGGATCACTCCCCTTATCACTGTGATACATGTGTACTTTTTGTCCACAAGAATTGCATTTCATTGCCACGCCACTTCAGGATAACACGACATCATCACACGATTTCTCTTTGGTATTCTTTTCAGCAGAATCAAATTGAGGATTGTATGTGCCAAATTTGTTACAAGGAAGTTGATATAAGCTATGGTCATTACCGTTGTCCTGCTTCTCGTTGCCGTTATATTGCTCATGTACGTTGTGCAACTGATAGAGCAATTTGGGATGGAACAATTATGCTGGAAGGCTATGATGAGAGGTCCGAGGAAGTGGCGCATGAACCTTGGAATTTGATTACTGATGTTGTCGAACAAATTCGTATTGGAGAGCTAATGGTAGCAAGTGAGATCAAGCATTCCTATCATGATCATAATTTAAGACTCACTTTTAGTGGGAAGACCAAAGATGATGATAGTCAGAGTGATGGGTGCACGAGACCTATATCAACTCCTTTTTATAGTTGTGAGCAATGCAAGTTCTTTCTCCACAAAGATTGCGCTGAATTGCCTAAACAAATGCCACACTCATTTCACAGGCATTTGCTTACTCTCACAAACTCACACGATGAGTATGATCATTCATGGTGCCGTGCTTGCGGTCGGTTGTATCAAGGATTTAGCTACGGATGCTACGAAGGAGGTTGCAGGTTTAGAATTGACATTCAATGTATGTTATTTTCGGACACCTTGAAGCACCCAAGTCATGAGCATTCACTCTTTCTTGTCCACAACAACCAGGAAACGAGTTGCAGTGCTTGTTTCGAACAGCTATTCCCATGGAATGTTACTTATAGATGCATGAAGCGCTGTGATTTCAGTTTAGATGTAGGTTGTGCAACACTACCACTCGCTGCTTGTTACAAGTATGACAGGCATCCTCTTACTTTGACTTGTTCTGATGATTTTGAGCCTTCTCAACTTTACTGCGATCTATGCGAGAAAGAAAGAGAGCCAAATCGTTGGTTTTACTACTGTGCTGATTGTGATAACTCTCTTCATCTCAACTGTGCTCTTGGGGATCTCCCATATATGAAGCTTGGGAACAAACTCAAAGGTTTTCATAAGCATCCACTCACTATTGTGAAATACATTTGGAATTGCCCTCCATGTAAGGTATGTGATGAGGTTTGCAATGGGCAGGCTGTAGAATGTAAAGAATCTGAATGCAACTTTACCGCCCACTGGTATTGCTGCCGTAAGTATATCAAGTGA
- the LOC108475528 gene encoding uncharacterized protein LOC108475528: MPKGYDERSGEVLHEPSNLITDVVEQIRIGELMVASEIKHSYHYHNLRLTFSGKTKDDDSQCDGCTRPISTPFYGCEQCKFFLHKDCAELPKQMPHPFHKHLLTLSNTHNEDGYSWCSACRRWYQGFPYQCYEGDCSFEIDIQCMLLSETLKQPSHDEHSLFFVHNNQKTSCSACFKRLGSRDVAYRCMKRCDFSLEVGCATLPLIVWYKYDRHPLTLTYSNDSEPSQLYCDLCEKERDPNRRFYYCANCDNSLHLNCAIGDLPYVKLGNKFKSYYHKHPLTTVKNIWNCPPCKGCREVCNGQALECKESECNFIVHWGCIWRLEQSILIIFHSSLRNREDAR, encoded by the coding sequence ATGCCGAAAGGCTATGATGAGAGGTCCGGGGAAGTGCTGCATGAACCTTCGAATTTGATTACTGACGTTGTTGAACAAATTCGTATCGGAGAGCTAATGGTAGCAAGTGAGATAAAGCATTCCTATCATTATCATAATTTAAGACTCACTTTTAGTGGGAAGACCAAAGATGACGATAGTCAGTGTGATGGGTGCACGAGACCTATATCAACTCCTTTTTATGGTTGTGAGCAATGCAAGTTCTTTCTCCACAAAGATTGCGCTGAATTACCTAAACAAATGCCACACCCATTTCACAAGCATTTGCTTACTCTCTCAAACACACACAATGAGGATGGTTATTCATGGTGCAGTGCTTGTCGTCGTTGGTATCAAGGATTTCCATACCAATGCTACGAAGGAGATTGCAGCTTTGAAATTGACATTCAATGTATGTTATTGTCGGAAACCTTGAAGCAACCAAGTCATGATGAGCATTCACTCTTTTTTGTCCACAACAACCAGAAAACGAGTTGCAGTGCTTGTTTCAAAAGACTAGGCTCAAGGGATGTTGCATATAGATGCATGAAGCGCTGTGATTTCAGTTTAGAGGTAGGTTGTGCAACATTGCCACTCATTGTTTGGTACAAGTATGACAGGCATCCTCTTACTTTGACTTATTCTAATGATTCTGAGCCTTCTCAACTTTACTGTGATCTCTGCGAGAAAGAAAGAGACCCAAATCGTCGCTTTTACTACTGTGCTAATTGTGATAACTCTCTTCATCTCAATTGTGCTATTGGGGATCTCCCATATGTGAAGCTTGGGAACAAATTCAAATCTTATTATCATAAGCATCCACTCACTACTGTAAAAAACATCTGGAATTGCCCTCCATGTAAGGGATGTCGTGAGGTTTGCAATGGACAGGCTCTAGAATGTAAAGAATCTGAATGCAACTTTATCGTCCACTGGGGTTGCATTTGGAGACTCGAGCAAAGCATTTTAATAATATTCCACTCAAGTTTAAGAAATAGAGAAGACGCAAGATGA
- the LOC108476186 gene encoding uncharacterized protein LOC108476186 codes for MDVSECESMELQHFSHPHPLVFKYQTVASEEVDPEAALCLGCEKPVEGWSYGCNPCEFYLHKECAELELAPQIQHPFHSKHPLTLLPKSPYSGGRGICDFCVKASRGFFYHCYACKFDLDINCALLQSSIAANFPNSLHPHPLFFIQNHNNEVDSDCSGCQKPISGPFYHCSDCRYPRVFNLHKECAELPLEINHPCDRKHPLTLFPQPPTHPQKCSCYLCRIQWEGFVYSCSLCNFDLSLDDFFSPPIITVASHEHPWMLVSRKMSFVCDFCGTVGEQSPYHCATCQLLVHKNCISLPRHIMISRHPHTISLSYSFRQNQVEDRMCRVCHLEVDTSYGCYRCSAPDCNYIAHALCATAKAIWDGTVMLESYDERSEEVVHEPWNLITDVVEQISSGELMVASKIKHFYHDHNLRLTFSGKTKDDDSQCYGCMRPISTPFYSCEQCKFFLDKDCAELPKQMPHPFHKHLLTLSNSHDDKGFSLCNACGRWYQGFSYKCYKGDCSFEIDIHCMLFSDTLEHPSHEHSLFLVHNNKGTRCSACFRRLIGDVAYRCMERCDFILDVGCATLPLTAWNKYDRHPLTLTYYDNSDSSQPYCNLCEKEREPNRWFYYCVDCDTSLHLDCALCDLSYMKFGDKFKYYHHKECAELELAPQIQHPFHPKHPLTLLPESPYFGVASWCNLCGKKFRGFVYNCYDCKFDLHINCALLQSSIAANFTSSLHPHPLFFIQNHNNEVDSDCSGCQKPISGPFYHCSDCTYHRVFNLHKECAELLLEINHPCDRMHLLTLLPQPPTHTQKCSCYLCRIQWKGFVYSCSLCNFDLSLDDFRFSPPTITVASHEHPWMLVSRKMWFVCDFCGTDGDHSPYYCDTCVLFVHKNCISLPRHIRITRHRHTISLWYSFQQNQIEDWMCKICYKEVDISYGHYRCPASRCRYIAHVRCATDKEIWDGRIMPKGYDEGSGEVLDEPNLITDVFEQIRIGELVVASEIKHSYHDHKLRLTFSGKTKDDDSQCDGCTRPISTPFYGCEQCKFFLHKDCAELPKQMPHPFHRHLLTLSNTHSEDGYSRCSACDRWYQGFQYRCYKRDCRFEIDIQCMLLSNTFKHPRHDEHSLFLDHKNQGRSCSACFRTLNLGDIAYRCMKRCDFSLDVGCATLPLTGLYKYDRHPLKLTYSDDPEPSQHYCDLCEKEREPNRWFYCCVDCDNSLHLNCAIGDLPYMKLGNKIKGFHKHPLTIVKNIWNCPPCKVCREVCDGQALECKESECNFTVHWNCRISSESLE; via the coding sequence GTAGAGGGCTGGAGCTATGGCTGCAATCCATGTGAGTTTTATCTTCATAAGGAATGTGCTGAGTTAGAGTTAGCCCCCCAGATTCAGCATCCCTTCCACTCGAAACACCCTCTCACTCTTTTGCCAAAGTCACCTTATTCTGGGGGGCGCGGAATTTGCGATTTTTGTGTTAAGGCATCACGGGGATTTTTTTATCATTGTTATGCTTGTAAGTTCGACCTGGACATCAATTGTGCTTTGCTTCAATCATCCATTGCTGCAAATTTTCCTAATTCTTTGCACCCCCATCCATTGTTCTTCATTCAAAACCATAACAACGAAGTCGATTCTGATTGCTCCGGGTGTCAAAAACCAATATCTGGTCCATTTTACCACTGCTCAGATTGCAGATATCCTAGAGTTTTTAACCTTCATAAGGAATGTGCTGAACTACCCCTTGAGATTAATCACCCCTGTGACCGTAAGCATCCTCTTACTCTCTTCCCACAACCGCCTACTCATCCACAGAAATGTAGTTGCTATTTGTGCAGAATCCAATGGGAGGGGTTTGTTTATTCCTGCTCTCTTTGCAACTTTGATCTTTCACTTGATGATTTTTTTTCACCACCAATAATCACAGTTGCAAGTCATGAACACCCGTGGATGCTTGTATCTAGAAAAATGTCATTTGTTTGTGATTTTTGTGGCACCGTCGGAGAACAATCCCCATATCACTGCGCTACATGTCAGCTCCTTGTCCACAAGAACTGCATTTCATTGCCACGCCACATCATGATATCACGACATCCTCACACGATTTCTCTTTCTTATTCTTTTAGACAAAATCAAGTTGAAGATCGGATGTGCAGAGTTTGTCATTTGGAAGTTGATACAAGCTACGGCTGTTACCGTTGTTCTGCTCCTGATTGCAATTATATTGCTCATGCACTTTGTGCAACTGCTAAAGCAATTTGGGATGGAACAGTTATGCTTGAAAGCTATGATGAGAGGTCCGAGGAAGTGGTGCATGAACCTTGGAATTTGATTACTGATGTTGTTGAACAAATTAGTAGTGGAGAGCTAATGGTAGCAAGTAAGATCAAGCATTTCTATCATGATCATAATTTAAGACTCACTTTTAGTGGGAAGACCAAAGATGACGATAGTCAGTGCTATGGGTGCATGAGACCTATATCAACTCCTTTTTATAGTTGTGAGCAATGCAAGTTCTTTCTCGACAAAGATTGCGCTGAATTGCCTAAACAAATGCCACACCCATTTCACAAGCATTTGCTTACTCTCTCAAACTCACACGATGATAAAGGTTTTTCATTGTGCAATGCTTGCGGTCGTTGGTATCAAGGATTTAGCTACAAATGCTACAAAGGAGATTGCAGCTTCGAAATTGACATTCATTGTATGTTATTTTCGGACACCTTGGAGCATCCAAGTCATGAGCATTCACTCTTTCTTGTCCATAACAACAAGGGAACGAGGTGCAGTGCTTGTTTCAGAAGACTAATAGGGGATGTTGCATATAGATGCATGGAGCGCTGTGATTTCATTTTAGATGTAGGTTGTGCAACACTACCACTCACTGCTTGGAACAAGTATGACAGACATCCTCTTACTTTGACTTATTATGATAATTCTGACTCTTCTCAACCTTACTGCAATCTCTGCGAGAAAGAAAGAGAGCCAAATCGTTGGTTTTATTACTGTGTTGATTGTGATACCTCTCTTCATCTCGATTGTGCTCTTTGTGATCTCTCATATATGAAGTTTGGGGACAAATTCAAATATTATCATCATAAGGAATGTGCTGAGCTAGAGTTAGCCCCCCAGATTCAGCATCCTTTCCACCCCAAACACCCTCTCACTCTTTTGCCAGAATCACCTTATTTTGGGGTCGCAAGCTGGTGCAATTTGTGCGGTAAGAAATTTCGGGGATTTGTTTATAATTGTTATGATTGTAAGTTCGATCTGCACATCAATTGTGCTTTGCTTCAATCATCCATTGCTGCTAATTTTACTAGTTCTTTGCACCCCCATCCATTGTTCTTCATTCAAAACCATAACAATGAAGTTGATTCTGATTGCTCCGGGTGTCAAAAACCAATATCTGGTCCATTTTACCACTGCTCAGATTGCACATATCATAGAGTTTTTAACCTTCATAAGGAATGTGCTGAACTACTCCTTGAGATTAATCACCCCTGTGACCGTATGCATCTTCTTACTCTCTTGCCACAACCGCCTACTCATACCCAGAAATGTAGTTGCTATTTGTGCAGAATCCAATGGAAGGGGTTTGTTTATTCCTGCTCTCTATGCAACTTTGATCTTTCACTTGATGATTTTCGTTTTTCACCACCAACAATCACAGTTGCAAGTCATGAACACCCGTGGATGCTTGTATCTAGAAAAATGTGGTTTGTTTGTGATTTTTGTGGCACTGACGGGGATCACTCCCCTTATTATTGTGATACATGTGTACTTTTTGTCCACAAGAATTGCATTTCATTGCCACGCCACATCAGGATAACACGACATCGTCACACGATTTCTCTTTGGTATTCTTTTCAACAGAATCAAATTGAGGATTGGATGTGCAAAATTTGTTACAAGGAAGTTGATATAAGCTATGGTCATTACCGTTGTCCTGCTTCTCGTTGCCGTTATATTGCTCATGTACGTTGTGCAACTGATAAAGAAATTTGGGATGGAAGAATTATGCCGAAAGGCTATGATGAGGGGTCCGGGGAAGTGCTGGATGAACCAAATTTGATTACTGATGTCTTTGAACAAATTCGTATTGGAGAGCTAGTGGTAGCAAGTGAGATAAAGCATTCCTATCATGATCATAAATTAAGACTCACTTTTAGTGGGAAGACCAAAGATGACGATAGTCAGTGTGATGGGTGCACGAGACCTATATCAACCCCTTTTTATGGTTGTGAGCAATGCAAGTTCTTTCTCCACAAAGATTGCGCTGAATTGCCTAAACAAATGCCACACCCATTTCACAGGCATTTGCTTACTCTCTCAAACACACACAGTGAGGATGGTTATTCACGGTGCAGTGCTTGTGATCGTTGGTATCAAGGATTTCAATACCGATGCTACAAAAGAGATTGCCGCTTCGAAATTGATATTCAATGTATGTTATTGTCAAACACCTTTAAGCACCCAAGGCATGATGAGCATTCACTCTTTCTTGACCATAAGAACCAGGGAAGGAGTTGCAGTGCTTGTTTCAGAACACTAAACTTAGGGGATATTGCATATAGATGCATGAAGCGCTGTGATTTCAGTTTAGATGTTGGTTGTGCAACACTACCACTCACTGGTTTGTACAAGTATGACAGGCATCCTCTTAAGTTGACTTATTCTGATGATCCTGAGCCTTCTCAACATTACTGTGACCTCTGTGAGAAAGAAAGAGAGCCAAATCGTTGGTTTTACTGCTGTGTTGATTGTGATAACTCTCTTCATCTCAATTGTGCTATTGGGGATCTCCCATATATGAAGCTTGGGAACAAAATCAAAGGTTTTCATAAGCATCCACTCACTATTGTGAAAAACATCTGGAATTGCCCTCCATGTAAGGTATGTCGTGAGGTTTGCGATGGACAGGCCTTAGAATGTAAAGAATCTGAATGCAACTTTACTGTCCATTGGAATTGTCGGATCTCCAGTGAATCACTTGAATGA